One genomic region from Saprospiraceae bacterium encodes:
- a CDS encoding DUF4918 family protein has product MKSTKKLHAPYILRHHFGLIDQTVGLKLPKGVEWLVPYSQMDTRRTMTAYYNKYYLDNQPRIMIFGINPGRFGAGLTGVPFTDPIKLEEECGIPNNFSKRQELSAQFIYKVIHGWGGVELFFKSFYISSLCPLGFVLHGVNYNYYDDKKLQQAVEPFILQNIRDQVALVQGRTDIGYCLGEGKNFAYFEKINAVHHFLIKSFHFRTRDGSCNIAGNRWRHLKICT; this is encoded by the coding sequence ATGAAATCCACTAAAAAGTTACATGCTCCTTATATCCTCAGGCACCATTTTGGATTAATAGATCAGACTGTAGGCCTAAAACTGCCAAAAGGAGTGGAGTGGTTAGTCCCATACTCCCAAATGGATACACGGCGCACAATGACCGCCTATTATAATAAGTACTACCTGGATAATCAGCCACGAATTATGATTTTTGGGATCAATCCAGGTAGATTTGGTGCCGGTCTTACAGGAGTACCCTTTACTGATCCTATCAAATTGGAGGAAGAATGTGGTATTCCTAATAATTTTTCAAAAAGACAGGAATTGTCAGCCCAATTTATCTACAAAGTGATCCATGGCTGGGGTGGGGTGGAACTGTTTTTTAAATCCTTCTATATCAGTTCTCTTTGCCCATTGGGATTTGTCCTCCACGGCGTCAACTACAATTATTATGATGATAAAAAACTACAACAGGCTGTAGAGCCATTTATACTCCAAAATATTCGGGATCAGGTGGCACTGGTACAAGGGAGAACAGATATCGGCTATTGCCTGGGGGAAGGTAAAAACTTTGCTTATTTTGAAAAAATCAACGCTGTGCATCATTTTTTGATAAAATCGTTCCACTTCCGCACCCGAGATGGATCATGCAATATCGCAGGAAATCGATGGAGACATTTGAAAATCTGTACGTAG
- a CDS encoding class I SAM-dependent rRNA methyltransferase, giving the protein MNLPAIILKPGRDASLRRNHHWIFSGGIQKTTGTPKEGDLVIIQSSNGERLGFGHFSDSNISVRVLQFGAQDWTDEFWSQTILAAFRLRAAIGLTDDPKTDAYRLVHGEGDGLPGLIIDLYGVHAVIQCHTMGMYQVREKIAEALVSVFEGRLKTIYNKSKESLGQQSSVIENEFFLGETQETLIIEHGYRFKVNWVTGQKTGFFLDQRANRKILAERCHAKSVLNLFSYSGGFSIYALESGATEVVSVDVSAKAIELTEDNVALIKNTGVTHQSYCQNVNEYIRDCDLFDIIICDPPAFAKSLNKRHQALIGYKNLNAKVLKKVKSGGFLFTFSCSQVMDRELFQQTVLAAALDSNRKVKILQHLSQGPDHPTNIYHPEGSYLKGLLLYIED; this is encoded by the coding sequence ATGAACTTACCAGCCATCATACTCAAACCCGGCAGAGACGCATCTCTCAGGAGAAACCACCACTGGATATTCTCCGGAGGCATTCAGAAAACAACCGGCACACCCAAAGAAGGTGATTTGGTCATCATTCAATCATCCAATGGAGAGAGATTGGGCTTTGGCCACTTTAGCGATTCCAATATATCAGTGCGGGTGCTTCAGTTTGGAGCGCAGGATTGGACAGACGAATTTTGGAGCCAGACTATACTTGCAGCTTTCAGACTCAGAGCTGCGATTGGACTCACTGACGATCCGAAGACGGATGCTTATCGTTTGGTGCACGGGGAAGGTGATGGCTTGCCGGGACTGATCATAGACCTATATGGAGTACATGCTGTCATCCAATGTCACACGATGGGAATGTATCAGGTTAGAGAAAAGATCGCAGAAGCACTGGTTAGCGTCTTTGAAGGAAGACTTAAAACGATTTATAATAAAAGCAAAGAATCACTGGGACAACAATCCTCCGTGATTGAAAATGAGTTTTTTTTGGGAGAAACACAGGAAACGCTCATCATAGAACATGGCTATCGTTTTAAAGTCAATTGGGTCACCGGACAAAAGACCGGATTTTTCCTCGATCAGCGGGCCAATAGAAAAATATTGGCAGAGAGGTGCCATGCAAAATCTGTTCTTAATCTCTTTTCATACAGTGGTGGATTTTCAATCTATGCCCTTGAAAGTGGTGCTACGGAGGTAGTATCTGTGGATGTCTCTGCCAAAGCAATCGAACTGACAGAGGACAATGTAGCGCTCATTAAAAATACTGGAGTTACCCACCAAAGCTATTGCCAAAATGTCAATGAATATATCCGCGATTGTGATCTTTTCGATATCATTATATGTGACCCACCTGCATTTGCCAAAAGCCTCAACAAAAGACATCAGGCCCTCATTGGCTATAAAAACCTTAATGCCAAAGTCCTCAAAAAAGTAAAATCAGGTGGCTTCTTATTTACCTTTTCCTGTTCCCAGGTGATGGACAGAGAACTCTTCCAGCAAACTGTCCTGGCAGCTGCCCTGGATTCAAATAGAAAAGTCAAAATTTTGCAACATCTGAGTCAGGGCCCCGATCATCCGACGAATATATATCATCCGGAAGGCTCCTATCTCAAAGGGCTTTTGCTTTATATCGAAGATTGA
- the solA gene encoding N-methyl-L-tryptophan oxidase, with protein sequence MPDKYDVIVIGAGTMGIAATFYLVQAGLNVLALEQYSIPNDLSSHSGYTRIIRKAYYEHPDYVPLLQRSYDLWSSLESYADIQLYFETGILYMGASTSSVLTGCRQSSELYNIPLHQISHKETYPFSIEKDWDTFMEPDAGFLDVHKAITSFYNVAVGAGATIRTNEKVLSWQNSGDDLLVTTNKDQYRAKKIVFATGAWTNTILVDHALPLNVTRQTLAWVQTPEVQKYSSPHFPCWFIHDQDYGMFYGFPIHDAGQPDAPTGIKIALHVPGEPADADHVNRHITEHDKSLMKYFIHRYMPQLQHSKIEYKTCLYTNTPDEHFIIDYLPGSKERVVFAAGFSGHGFKFAPVIGEILAQKILEQTHTLKVDFLGLSRFYQ encoded by the coding sequence ATGCCTGACAAATATGATGTGATCGTGATCGGAGCCGGCACCATGGGCATAGCGGCAACTTTCTACCTGGTGCAAGCAGGGCTCAATGTTCTGGCTTTAGAACAATATTCTATTCCAAACGACCTCAGCTCTCATAGCGGTTATACGCGCATTATCCGCAAAGCGTATTATGAGCATCCGGACTATGTACCCTTGTTACAAAGAAGCTATGATCTGTGGAGCTCGCTGGAATCTTACGCTGACATTCAATTGTACTTTGAGACAGGCATCTTGTACATGGGAGCCTCAACTAGTTCAGTATTGACAGGTTGTAGGCAATCAAGCGAACTGTATAATATCCCTTTGCATCAAATCAGTCATAAAGAAACATATCCTTTTAGTATAGAAAAAGATTGGGATACCTTTATGGAGCCAGATGCTGGCTTTCTCGATGTCCATAAAGCTATAACCAGTTTTTATAATGTAGCAGTAGGTGCAGGTGCCACTATCAGAACGAATGAAAAAGTACTTTCCTGGCAAAATTCCGGTGATGACCTCTTAGTGACAACGAACAAAGATCAATACAGAGCTAAGAAAATTGTATTCGCTACAGGTGCCTGGACCAATACCATCCTTGTTGACCATGCACTTCCATTAAATGTAACCCGACAAACCCTGGCTTGGGTCCAAACGCCTGAAGTTCAAAAATACAGTAGTCCACACTTTCCTTGTTGGTTCATTCATGATCAGGACTATGGCATGTTTTATGGTTTTCCGATTCATGATGCAGGTCAACCTGATGCACCGACAGGTATCAAAATTGCGCTACATGTGCCGGGCGAACCTGCCGATGCTGATCACGTAAACAGACATATCACCGAACACGATAAATCGTTGATGAAATATTTTATACACCGATATATGCCTCAACTTCAGCATTCGAAAATCGAATACAAAACCTGCCTTTATACAAATACACCGGATGAGCATTTTATCATAGATTACCTCCCGGGATCTAAGGAGCGCGTGGTGTTCGCAGCGGGATTTAGTGGCCATGGTTTTAAGTTTGCACCTGTGATCGGTGAGATTTTAGCCCAAAAAATTCTCGAACAAACTCATACTTTAAAGGTAGATTTCCTGGGATTGTCCAGGTTCTATCAATAA
- a CDS encoding RsmB/NOP family class I SAM-dependent RNA methyltransferase has product MHLPASMVLRVNSLKAATPEVTNYLSDVLIKYKVLDNKHGVEVEQRMNLFASQIFKEGWVEVQDYASQQVGLFVKPAPGDWVIDACAGGGGKALHLAALMQNKGRIVALDTDQYKLENLKKRSKRAGAQIIEARWIENNKVIKRLEGTADKLLLDVPCSGSGVLRRNPDAKYRITPEYIADLKLKQEHILQSYSRMVKIGGEMVYVTCSLFPEENEDQIQLFLKANPTFQLVEEKHLWPSEFGYDGFYMAKLTRVGV; this is encoded by the coding sequence ATGCACCTGCCTGCATCCATGGTGCTCAGGGTTAATTCTCTTAAGGCGGCGACCCCAGAAGTGACCAATTATCTAAGTGATGTGCTGATCAAATACAAGGTATTGGACAATAAACATGGGGTCGAAGTAGAACAAAGAATGAATTTGTTCGCAAGTCAAATATTTAAAGAAGGTTGGGTCGAAGTACAGGACTATGCTTCGCAACAAGTAGGTTTATTCGTGAAACCCGCTCCCGGTGATTGGGTGATAGATGCATGTGCAGGAGGCGGTGGCAAAGCCCTGCACCTGGCTGCTCTGATGCAAAACAAAGGGAGAATCGTTGCCCTGGATACCGATCAATACAAACTTGAAAATCTTAAAAAAAGATCCAAAAGGGCAGGTGCCCAGATCATTGAAGCACGTTGGATTGAAAATAATAAGGTCATCAAAAGACTGGAAGGTACAGCTGATAAACTCTTGCTCGATGTACCCTGTAGTGGATCCGGTGTGCTACGACGCAATCCTGATGCTAAATACAGAATCACCCCTGAATACATAGCAGACCTCAAACTCAAGCAAGAGCATATCTTGCAAAGTTATAGCCGTATGGTCAAAATAGGTGGTGAGATGGTCTATGTCACCTGCAGCTTATTCCCCGAAGAAAACGAAGACCAGATCCAGCTATTTTTAAAAGCCAACCCAACATTTCAGTTGGTAGAAGAAAAGCATCTGTGGCCATCGGAGTTTGGGTATGATGGATTTTATATGGCCAAATTGACCAGGGTAGGTGTCTAG
- a CDS encoding TSUP family transporter produces MYNDMSTSSNKNTLFPIFVKLSEIQSLIVGGGNVALEKLHAIVANSPQANIEVVAPDIRPEIITLVQSHPHCKIIQRKFEPGDLDGKDLIFLATDDPQLHHDIRSMASARHLLVNTADSPDLCDFYLSSVVQKGHLKLAISTNGMSPTAAKRIKEMLNHALPDSLDTTIMNLHEIRKNLTGDFQYKVKVLNDITKVMVEQKNEKAARQWRRIASLSLLVFASMLIGYFLFSVINLKEISDRGFDIVTHLDKSFYIMIAAGFLAQMVDGSLGMGYGVTSAIVLLSAGISPAAISGSIHTAEMFASGASGYSHYKFGNVNKKLFKALVIPGVVGAVAGALILVYFGNAEFKWLRPAMACYTLFLGVKFFINAFAAPKPKKKFRYYRTLAGFGGFLDSFGGGGWGPIVTSTLVNQGRSIKYVIGSVSLTEFFVTMASAFTFFTLLGMSHWKTILGLIIGGLLAAPIAAQFVGKLPKKTSYILLGIIVIIWSLRILMTM; encoded by the coding sequence ATGTACAACGACATGTCCACCTCCAGCAATAAAAATACCTTGTTCCCCATCTTTGTGAAGCTCTCTGAGATTCAGTCATTGATCGTAGGTGGTGGAAATGTTGCCCTCGAAAAACTTCACGCCATTGTTGCAAATTCGCCGCAAGCAAATATTGAAGTCGTCGCCCCAGACATCAGACCTGAGATCATCACTTTGGTACAGTCACATCCCCATTGTAAAATCATTCAGAGAAAATTTGAGCCTGGGGACTTGGACGGGAAGGACCTTATTTTCCTGGCTACGGATGACCCACAATTGCATCATGACATCAGATCCATGGCATCCGCACGCCACCTGCTCGTCAACACAGCTGACAGTCCTGACCTTTGTGATTTTTATTTGTCCAGCGTAGTTCAAAAAGGTCATCTCAAGCTGGCTATTTCCACTAACGGCATGTCACCCACGGCAGCCAAACGAATCAAAGAGATGCTGAATCATGCATTGCCGGATTCACTCGATACCACCATCATGAATCTGCATGAAATTAGAAAAAATCTTACGGGAGACTTTCAATACAAAGTCAAGGTGTTGAATGATATCACGAAAGTCATGGTGGAACAAAAAAATGAAAAAGCAGCCCGCCAATGGAGAAGGATAGCCAGCCTGTCCTTGCTGGTGTTTGCCTCGATGTTGATCGGTTATTTTTTATTCTCCGTCATCAATCTCAAAGAAATATCCGATAGAGGTTTTGATATAGTAACCCACCTGGACAAAAGCTTTTATATCATGATAGCGGCAGGGTTCCTTGCACAAATGGTAGACGGATCTCTGGGCATGGGGTACGGTGTCACCAGTGCCATTGTATTGCTTTCCGCAGGAATCAGTCCTGCTGCGATCAGTGGTAGCATTCACACCGCGGAAATGTTTGCCAGTGGAGCATCGGGATACAGCCATTACAAATTTGGCAATGTCAATAAAAAACTTTTCAAAGCCCTGGTCATCCCGGGAGTAGTTGGTGCCGTAGCCGGTGCATTGATATTGGTCTATTTCGGCAATGCCGAATTCAAATGGTTGCGCCCGGCTATGGCTTGTTACACGCTTTTTTTAGGTGTAAAGTTTTTTATCAATGCATTTGCCGCGCCCAAGCCTAAGAAAAAATTTAGATATTACCGGACCTTGGCTGGGTTTGGAGGATTTTTGGACTCGTTTGGTGGAGGTGGCTGGGGACCTATCGTCACCAGTACACTGGTCAATCAGGGACGAAGCATTAAATATGTGATCGGGTCAGTGAGTCTTACTGAATTCTTTGTCACTATGGCCAGTGCATTTACTTTTTTCACGCTCTTAGGTATGAGTCATTGGAAGACCATATTGGGGTTGATCATTGGAGGATTGCTGGCAGCTCCTATTGCAGCACAATTCGTAGGAAAACTACCTAAAAAGACCTCCTACATTTTATTGGGTATCATCGTCATCATCTGGAGTTTGAGAATATTGATGACCATGTAG
- a CDS encoding DUF2490 domain-containing protein, with product MRICSITLLVILAKTSWAQQAPSGEWASILVSVKLNEQWASVTDFGYRTIGSDFRYYQNYFRTGVRYSLDRHWSMAGGVGFFNSKISFAKDTREFGHEVRLWQDVYRLSPLKNKWILNHRFRLEEKHFDKTSTRDPYYSLRFQYRLLGGYRFSKNWNLQLGPEWMENLIREKILLDQVRLYALLAYQSSKGYGITLGYFYSMRKAYDQHVYTIALSKNVQRHVHLQQ from the coding sequence ATGAGAATCTGTTCGATTACCCTTCTGGTGATATTGGCAAAAACTAGCTGGGCACAACAAGCCCCTTCCGGTGAATGGGCATCCATACTCGTCTCCGTAAAACTTAATGAGCAATGGGCATCGGTGACGGATTTTGGATATAGGACCATAGGATCTGATTTTAGGTACTATCAAAATTATTTTCGCACCGGAGTGAGATACAGCCTCGATCGGCATTGGAGCATGGCAGGCGGCGTTGGTTTTTTCAATAGCAAAATTTCTTTTGCAAAAGATACCCGCGAATTCGGTCATGAAGTTAGACTGTGGCAGGATGTTTATCGTCTTTCTCCATTGAAAAATAAATGGATATTAAATCACAGATTCAGGCTGGAAGAGAAACACTTTGATAAAACATCGACCAGAGATCCTTATTATTCCCTCCGTTTCCAATATCGATTGTTAGGCGGATATCGCTTTTCTAAAAACTGGAACCTTCAACTAGGGCCTGAATGGATGGAAAATCTTATCAGGGAAAAGATTCTATTGGATCAGGTAAGATTATATGCCCTATTAGCTTATCAGTCCTCAAAGGGTTATGGGATTACATTGGGATATTTTTATTCTATGAGAAAAGCATACGATCAGCATGTTTATACTATTGCCCTTTCTAAAAATGTACAACGACATGTCCACCTCCAGCAATAA
- the hemB gene encoding porphobilinogen synthase translates to MEKGLFPSALRRLRSNALIRSLVNPMRLSHQSFILPLFVEQDLKEPRLVKYMHGVKVETPSSIFKAIDDALDSGISKFLIFPVPTLKSSVPSDFSFASNVVQAIKAAYGQDIWLASDLCLCSYTTHGHCGILSPAGDSVLNHDSVQVLADYAATLAQAGVDCVAPSDMMDGRVKAIRKQLLAANRTEVVIMSYSSKFSSQWYGPFRDACHSTPNSAILKDRKSYQLSPLNTSDAINCAIRDAEEGADILMVKPAGLYTDIISKIKERISMPLAAYHVSGEYSAIETMAHLGAIDRAQAHLETWSSLQRSGADIIISYAAMEAKKWIENYEY, encoded by the coding sequence ATGGAAAAAGGACTATTCCCAAGCGCATTGCGCCGCTTGAGATCAAATGCACTCATCAGGTCTCTGGTCAATCCTATGAGGCTGTCACATCAGAGTTTTATTTTACCATTATTTGTTGAGCAAGATTTGAAAGAACCCAGGCTGGTAAAATATATGCATGGTGTAAAAGTGGAAACGCCATCTTCGATATTCAAAGCTATTGATGATGCTTTAGATTCCGGTATTAGTAAGTTCTTAATCTTTCCAGTCCCTACTTTAAAATCGTCGGTACCATCAGATTTTTCTTTTGCATCAAATGTGGTCCAAGCTATCAAGGCTGCTTATGGTCAAGACATCTGGCTGGCATCAGACCTTTGTTTGTGTAGCTATACCACGCATGGACATTGTGGGATCCTGAGTCCAGCGGGCGACAGTGTACTCAATCATGATTCAGTCCAGGTGTTGGCTGATTATGCTGCCACACTAGCGCAAGCAGGAGTTGATTGTGTAGCACCCAGTGATATGATGGATGGCCGAGTCAAAGCTATCCGAAAGCAATTATTGGCTGCAAATCGCACAGAAGTCGTGATCATGAGTTACTCTTCAAAATTTTCATCACAATGGTACGGGCCTTTCCGCGATGCCTGCCATTCTACACCAAACAGTGCTATACTCAAGGATAGAAAATCATATCAGCTTTCACCTTTGAATACCTCGGATGCGATTAATTGTGCAATTCGAGATGCGGAAGAAGGAGCCGATATTCTGATGGTCAAACCAGCTGGCTTATACACGGATATCATATCTAAAATCAAAGAACGGATATCAATGCCCCTGGCAGCCTACCATGTGAGTGGGGAGTATTCAGCGATTGAGACGATGGCCCATCTGGGTGCGATAGATCGGGCTCAAGCTCATCTCGAAACCTGGAGTTCATTACAACGTAGCGGTGCCGATATCATCATATCCTATGCAGCAATGGAAGCTAAAAAATGGATCGAAAACTATGAATATTAA
- the hemA gene encoding 5-aminolevulinate synthase, which yields MNINDPNIKPASFDFDRFLEDKLDALKTNGSYRQFLTIEKDSNTFPRFMYLDAQGCKQEAVNWCTNDYLAMSTHPGNIARIISSSTVAGTGSGGTRNISGNTVYHQLLETKLASWHGQEKALVFNSAYQANQTALTSLGRHLPDLVFISDEENHASMIEGMRAVNNKKIVFRHNDLDHLEFVLNSLPETSPKIIVFESVYSISGSIAPLREIILLARKFNCLTYIDEVHAVGLYGPHGAGLLEANGLEDSATLINGTMSKAIGVFGGYLAGKEKWIDFIRSYGSGFIFTTSLPPAICAAALTSIEEIDSNSELRQNFFNNVNLLRSSLTDHGIPFTGQDTHITNIHIGEAKRCKQISDRLLKDYGIYLQPINQPTVVEGQECLRVTITPRHCPADIAALVQALHKVLKRKIILTGRGSRLSKVQLDLVKNKIKRCVPLVEVEIKYKESKGDQLSEIPLHTLEGSDFFTEDIFMDLSHGEADIAVHSLKDMSSDHFFGSNHFAVVDRDEKRDMAIFHPDIMNKLKSGVPIRIGTCSFRREHMAFSFLSKALPQFGKKINLAPMPIRGNIDTRLQKLNSGQYDGIILAVAGIHRMLNSDESMLFQSLLADKKWMVLPMIDCLPAPCQGAIVAEALPENELAVEVLNKINDLQLNVICTEEKRIGHQYGSGCIQKFGVSSFMIDHQTVYLAKGVAENGNEFEDWLGLNIPAVDIEPSDMVSSDELGYIPMRSYHPLDSTLLNNNNLFISHAASIDDIQISTLSGHRIWTAGTATWIKLAAKGLWVEGCADSLGFESIEALLKTQLVGVDPKEMLLLTNSKSAARWSEAGYQAFGTYEINYHSNLIDKYKLTAAKLVFWNCYAHYDAVKSILTSDQLHACLPGKTAEALRAQGIEPIIFPTINAFNQWKKDYSQAHCAA from the coding sequence ATGAACATAAACGATCCAAATATTAAGCCCGCCTCATTTGACTTCGATAGATTTCTCGAAGATAAATTAGATGCCCTGAAAACAAATGGATCATATCGTCAATTTCTGACTATCGAAAAAGACAGTAATACATTTCCTCGGTTTATGTACCTTGATGCACAAGGTTGCAAACAGGAAGCGGTCAATTGGTGTACCAACGATTATCTTGCGATGAGCACCCATCCAGGCAATATAGCACGAATCATTTCTTCAAGTACTGTAGCTGGTACCGGTAGTGGAGGTACCAGAAACATATCTGGAAACACCGTTTATCACCAACTATTGGAAACAAAACTAGCCTCCTGGCATGGTCAGGAAAAAGCGCTGGTCTTCAACAGTGCCTATCAAGCCAATCAAACTGCCTTAACTAGTTTGGGCAGACATTTGCCTGACCTGGTATTTATCTCTGACGAAGAAAATCATGCCTCCATGATAGAGGGTATGCGAGCTGTGAACAATAAAAAAATTGTATTTCGTCACAATGATCTCGATCACCTGGAGTTTGTATTAAATTCACTGCCAGAGACCTCCCCTAAAATTATTGTATTTGAAAGTGTGTATTCCATCTCAGGGTCTATTGCTCCACTTAGGGAAATAATTTTGTTGGCCAGAAAATTTAATTGCCTTACCTATATCGATGAGGTCCATGCTGTTGGTTTGTATGGACCTCATGGAGCTGGGCTATTAGAGGCCAATGGGCTCGAAGATAGCGCTACGCTGATCAATGGGACTATGTCCAAAGCTATCGGAGTATTTGGCGGCTACCTGGCAGGCAAAGAGAAGTGGATAGATTTCATCAGAAGCTATGGAAGTGGATTTATTTTTACCACCTCGCTTCCTCCGGCTATATGTGCTGCCGCTTTAACTAGTATTGAAGAGATAGATTCCAATAGTGAGCTCCGTCAAAACTTTTTTAATAATGTGAACTTACTCAGATCGTCGTTAACTGATCACGGGATACCTTTTACCGGTCAGGATACCCATATCACCAACATTCACATTGGAGAAGCTAAACGATGCAAACAGATTTCTGATAGGCTTCTAAAAGATTACGGCATCTACCTTCAACCCATCAATCAACCAACAGTAGTAGAGGGTCAGGAGTGCCTCCGGGTCACGATTACGCCCAGGCATTGTCCTGCTGACATTGCTGCGCTGGTACAAGCACTTCACAAAGTATTGAAAAGAAAAATCATTCTCACCGGAAGAGGATCCAGGCTTTCTAAAGTTCAACTGGACCTCGTAAAAAACAAAATAAAGCGTTGTGTCCCTTTGGTAGAGGTTGAAATAAAATACAAAGAAAGCAAAGGAGATCAGCTGAGTGAGATTCCATTGCATACGCTGGAAGGTTCAGATTTTTTTACAGAAGACATCTTCATGGATCTAAGCCATGGGGAGGCAGACATCGCTGTCCATTCATTGAAAGACATGAGTAGTGACCATTTTTTTGGGAGCAATCATTTTGCTGTGGTCGATCGGGATGAAAAAAGAGACATGGCCATTTTTCATCCTGATATTATGAACAAACTAAAATCAGGCGTACCCATTCGTATCGGCACGTGTTCATTTCGCAGGGAGCATATGGCATTCAGTTTTTTGTCTAAAGCCTTACCTCAATTTGGAAAAAAAATCAACCTGGCCCCAATGCCAATCCGAGGCAATATCGATACCCGACTGCAAAAATTAAATAGTGGCCAATACGATGGGATCATACTCGCCGTGGCGGGTATTCACCGAATGCTGAATAGTGATGAATCAATGCTTTTTCAATCACTCCTGGCTGATAAAAAGTGGATGGTGCTACCCATGATAGATTGCCTTCCAGCACCATGTCAGGGAGCGATTGTGGCGGAAGCTTTGCCTGAAAATGAATTGGCTGTCGAAGTCTTGAATAAAATCAATGACCTGCAATTAAATGTGATCTGCACAGAAGAAAAAAGAATCGGACATCAATACGGGAGCGGCTGTATCCAGAAATTTGGAGTTTCGAGTTTTATGATCGATCATCAAACCGTCTATCTCGCCAAAGGAGTTGCAGAAAATGGCAACGAGTTTGAAGATTGGCTTGGTCTGAATATCCCAGCGGTTGACATCGAACCCAGTGATATGGTTTCTTCTGATGAATTGGGTTATATACCGATGAGGTCTTATCATCCATTGGATTCGACGCTACTTAATAATAATAACCTATTTATTTCTCATGCCGCTTCCATTGACGATATTCAAATATCAACACTCTCAGGTCATAGAATCTGGACAGCAGGTACTGCCACGTGGATAAAACTGGCAGCAAAGGGTCTTTGGGTAGAGGGATGCGCTGACTCTTTGGGATTTGAATCTATTGAAGCTTTATTAAAAACTCAATTAGTCGGGGTTGACCCTAAGGAAATGCTTTTATTGACCAACTCTAAATCCGCTGCCAGGTGGTCTGAGGCAGGGTATCAGGCTTTTGGAACCTATGAGATCAATTATCATTCTAATCTGATCGATAAATATAAGCTGACTGCTGCTAAACTGGTTTTTTGGAATTGTTATGCACACTACGATGCAGTAAAATCCATCCTGACTTCTGACCAGCTACATGCCTGTCTGCCTGGCAAAACCGCTGAAGCGCTGAGAGCCCAAGGCATCGAACCAATTATTTTTCCCACCATCAATGCATTTAATCAATGGAAAAAGGACTATTCCCAAGCGCATTGCGCCGCTTGA